In the Hordeum vulgare subsp. vulgare chromosome 7H, MorexV3_pseudomolecules_assembly, whole genome shotgun sequence genome, one interval contains:
- the LOC123412742 gene encoding transcription factor HEC2-like has protein sequence MDFDTLNSHPEAQLELMNAMLQLEQLTALPDHGMPAPPSPCTQPQAPRHHFSSAPHMASANVNAGGAYHDPYSQPPNSAPYSASHRRSGSEYTATSQPPTEGAGATGPAAMREMIFRIAALQPVNIDPDTVRPPKRRNVRISTDPQSVAARMRRERISERIRILQRLVPGGTKMDTASMLDEAIHYVKFLKTQVQSLERAAAANGHRASPNAATYQGLNGPW, from the coding sequence ATGGACTTCGATACGCTCAACTCCCACCCGGAGGCGCAGCTGGAGCTAATGAACGCAATGCTGCAGCTGGAGCAGCTGACTGCGCTCCCTGACCACGGCATGCCGGCGCCCCCTTCTCCATGCACGCAACCGCAAGCCCCTCGTCACCACTTCTCCTCGGCGCCTCACATGGCGAGCGCCAACGTTAACGCCGGAGGGGCCTACCACGATCCGTATTCCCAGCCTCCCAACTCCGCCCCCTACAGCGCCAGCCATCGCCGCTCCGGCTCCGAGTACACGGCGACGTCGCAGCCCCCAACCGAAGGCGCCGGCGCTACGGGTCCGGCGGCGATGCGGGAGATGATCTTCCGCATCGCGGCGCTGCAGCCGGTGAACATCGACCCGGACACGGTGCGCCCGCCGAAGCGCCGCAACGTGCGCATCTCGACGGACCCGCAGAGCGTGGCGGCGAGGATGCGGCGGGAGCGCATCAGCGAGCGCATCCGCATCCTGCAGCGTCTCGTGCCGGGCGGGACCAAGATGGACACCGCGTCTATGCTGGACGAGGCCATCCACtacgtcaagttcctcaagacgcAGGTGCAGTCCCTCGAGCGCGCCGCGGCAGCCAACGGCCACCGCGCGTCGCCCAATGCCGCCACCTACCAGGGCCTCAACGGGCCGTGGTAA